In the genome of Crassaminicella thermophila, the window ATTGAGATTTGACTTTTCACATTTTAGGCCTTTAACAGAGTCAGAGTTAGAAAAGGTTGAAGAATTGGTAAATAAAAAGGTATTAGAAGGTTTAAGGGTTATAGCTGATGAGATGAGTATACATGATGCTAGAAGAAAAGGAGCAACAGCTTTATTTGGTGAAAAGTATGGGGATATTGTAAGGGTAGTTTCTATTGATGATTTCAGCATGGAATTATGTGGAGGAACACATATAGATAATACAAGTAAAATAGGATTATTTAAGATTATAAGTGAAAGTGGAGTTGCTGCTGGTATTAGAAGAATTGAGGCTATTACAGGGTATAAAGTATATGAATATATAAGAGAACAGGAATTTAAAATAAATGAAATTGCTAAAACTTTAAAGAGTAATCCAAAAGAAGTAGTAACAAAGATAGAAAATATAGTAAATGAGTTGAAAGCTGCACATAGAGAAGTAGAAATACTTAAAAATAAATTAGCAAGTGGAGAAGTAGATCAGATACTAAAAAATGTTGTTGAAATTAATGATATTAAAGTGATAAGATATAAATTAGCTGATTTAGATATGGATAGCTTACGAAAGTTAGGAGATCAATTAAAAGACAAATTAGGATCTGGTCTTATAGTATTAGGAGTGCAGAATGATAGTAAGGTGAATTTTCTTGCTATGGCAACAGAAGATGTAGTAGCAAAAGGGATTCATGCAGGAAACATTATAAAGCATATTGCGAAAATTACAGGTGGTGGTGGTGGTGGGAAACCAACCATGGCACAAGCTGGAGGAAAAGATGCTTCAAAAATTGATGAGGCGCTTGAATATGTAATTCAGTTAGTAAAAGAGCAAGTAAAATAGTATTATGATTTGTGGACGAAGGTTTTTATGTAAACTTTCGTCCACTAAATTCTTTTTAATATTAAAATGGTCATAGTACGTTTATTGAAGGATTATGTATAAATAAAGAGAATATATATATTATAAAAGAAAGGAAGGAGTGTTTAATGATGAATGATAAATCTAATTTTACAATGAAGTTTAGTGTTGATAAAGAAAAAATTAATGAAGCAGAAGAAATTTTAAAAAATGTATACAGATCATTAAAGGAAAAAGGCTATAATCCAATTAATCAACTAGTAGGATATATTCTTTCAGGAGATCCTACCTATATTACTAGTTATAATAATGCAAGAAGTTTAATAAGACAGCTAGAGAGGGATGAATTATTAGAAGAATTATTAAAGAAATATTTAGAAAATAAGTAGGAGAGAGATAAATTGAAAAACAACATATTGAAAATATATACAGCTATTGTTCTAATATTTGTCATACTAACTTCATTCTCATATGCTGATAAAAGTAAAAAAGTGGTTTTGATTGTGATGAATGAGGTAAATTATGAAGATCTCTATAGCATGCGTACCATT includes:
- a CDS encoding IreB family regulatory phosphoprotein; its protein translation is MMNDKSNFTMKFSVDKEKINEAEEILKNVYRSLKEKGYNPINQLVGYILSGDPTYITSYNNARSLIRQLERDELLEELLKKYLENK